The Metabacillus sediminilitoris genome window below encodes:
- the sspI gene encoding small acid-soluble spore protein SspI — MNLNLRNAVIANVSGNTQDQLQDTIVDAIQSGEEKMLPGLGVLFEVIWQNANDQDKQEMLSTLEQGLKKP; from the coding sequence TTGAATTTAAATCTACGAAATGCTGTAATCGCGAATGTATCTGGGAATACTCAAGACCAATTACAGGATACAATTGTTGATGCTATCCAAAGCGGTGAAGAAAAAATGCTTCCTGGTCTAGGAGTACTTTTCGAGGTTATTTGGCAAAATGCGAATGATCAAGATAAGCAGGAAATGTTATCAACATTAGAGCAGGGATTGAAAAAGCCATAA
- a CDS encoding TrmH family RNA methyltransferase, whose protein sequence is MDRIESVKNQKVKQWRKLHTKKEREATGTFMIEGLHLVEEALKTKEIIKDLIVSEDTTIPTHWNVDQLNIILVTKEVLKAISDTETPQGVAAICEIQTELSADNWNKILFIDSVQDPGNLGTIIRTADAAGIDGIILGEGTVDHYNSKVIRSSQGSIFHLPIIKGNLVEWLDIYSRNEIPVYGTSLQNGVSYRDVSPSEQFCLIIGNEGSGVNRELLQKTVKNLYIPIYGGAESLNVAIAAGILLYHLRG, encoded by the coding sequence GTGGATAGAATTGAGTCAGTTAAAAATCAAAAAGTAAAACAATGGAGAAAACTACATACAAAAAAAGAACGTGAAGCAACGGGTACGTTTATGATTGAAGGTTTACATTTAGTCGAAGAAGCACTAAAAACAAAAGAAATAATAAAAGATCTTATTGTTTCTGAGGATACGACAATCCCAACACATTGGAATGTTGATCAACTGAATATCATCTTAGTCACTAAGGAAGTGCTGAAAGCAATTAGTGATACTGAAACACCACAGGGAGTAGCGGCAATTTGTGAAATTCAGACGGAGCTTTCAGCTGATAATTGGAATAAAATTCTCTTCATTGACAGTGTTCAAGATCCTGGCAATCTTGGGACAATCATTCGAACAGCGGATGCTGCGGGGATTGATGGGATCATTTTAGGAGAAGGAACAGTTGATCACTATAATTCAAAAGTCATTCGATCAAGTCAAGGTTCAATTTTTCATTTACCAATTATAAAGGGTAATTTAGTGGAGTGGCTTGACATTTATAGCAGGAATGAAATACCTGTTTATGGAACTTCCTTACAAAATGGCGTCAGTTATCGAGATGTTTCACCATCTGAACAATTTTGTTTGATTATAGGAAATGAAGGTAGCGGAGTAAATCGTGAATTGCTGCAAAAAACGGTGAAAAATCTATATATTCCAATCTATGGTGGAGCAGAATCACTTAACGTTGCAATTGCAGCTGGGATCCTTCTTTATCATTTACGAGGATAG
- a CDS encoding endonuclease MutS2 gives MQQKVLHVLEFEKVKDQLVKHASSSLGKEKVRELIPSSNFDEVVTSQDQTDEAAKVIRLKGNVPLGGLVDVRATVKRAKIGGLLSASELNEVAGTLYAGRNMKRFIEKMVEEGIEIYHLPMIAEKIVILHELEKDIATCIDDNGYVLDSASETLKGIRVQLRTTEARVRDKLESMIRSSAATKMLSDAIITIRNDRFVLPVKQEYRSSYGGIVHDQSSSGATLFIEPQVIVDLNNTLQQAKVKEKVEIERILRLLSDKVAENSHDILQNVYCLAEMDFMFTKAKYAKQIKGIKPAVNNDGIINLIKARHPLLPENEVVPNDIELGTDFTTIVITGPNTGGKTVALKTLGLCTLMAQAGLQIPAQDGSETAVFDAVYADIGDEQSIEQSLSTFSSHMVNIVDILDKVNEKSLVLFDELGAGTDPQEGAALAISILDEVYGRGARVVATTHYPELKAYGYNRSGVINASVEFDITTLSPTYKLLIGVPGRSNAFEISKRLGLQEHVINMAKAQMSDERNEVDTMIASLETSKKSAEQERLEAEKIRKEAEQLHKELQQQIIEFNQQRDALYEKAELKAEQKVEEARQEAEKIIHELRRLRKEQHATIKEHELIDARKRLENAVPTFEKSKKVEKKETVKQTFLPGDEVKVISFDQKGHLIDKVSDNEWQVQMGIMKMKVKEKDLLYIKRAKQEVQEKPLATVKGKDYHVSLELDLRGERFENALLRVEKYLDDAVLAGYPRVSIIHGKGTGALRTGVKELLKNHRSVKNTRLGEAGEGGTGVTIVELK, from the coding sequence TTGCAGCAAAAAGTATTACATGTTTTAGAATTTGAAAAAGTAAAAGACCAACTTGTTAAACATGCATCATCCTCATTGGGAAAAGAAAAGGTTAGAGAGTTAATACCATCAAGTAATTTTGATGAAGTGGTTACTTCACAGGATCAAACAGATGAAGCAGCAAAGGTCATTCGTTTAAAGGGAAATGTACCCCTAGGAGGATTAGTTGATGTTAGAGCAACTGTAAAACGGGCAAAAATCGGCGGTTTACTGAGTGCTAGTGAATTAAATGAAGTAGCAGGCACCCTTTATGCGGGACGAAATATGAAACGTTTTATAGAAAAAATGGTTGAAGAAGGAATTGAGATATACCATCTGCCAATGATTGCAGAAAAAATAGTTATCCTGCATGAGCTAGAGAAAGATATTGCAACTTGTATCGATGATAATGGGTATGTATTAGACAGTGCAAGTGAAACATTAAAAGGGATTCGCGTGCAGCTTAGAACAACAGAAGCAAGAGTGAGAGATAAGTTAGAATCGATGATTCGCTCATCTGCAGCAACTAAAATGCTCTCTGATGCGATAATCACTATCCGAAATGACCGTTTTGTCTTACCTGTTAAACAAGAATACCGTTCCTCATATGGGGGAATTGTTCATGATCAATCAAGCTCTGGTGCAACATTATTTATTGAGCCACAAGTTATCGTGGATTTAAATAATACACTTCAGCAAGCAAAAGTGAAGGAAAAGGTTGAAATTGAGCGGATTTTAAGGCTTTTATCTGACAAGGTTGCAGAAAACAGCCATGACATACTACAAAATGTATATTGTTTAGCTGAAATGGATTTTATGTTTACAAAGGCGAAATATGCAAAACAAATAAAAGGAATAAAGCCTGCTGTTAACAACGATGGGATTATAAACTTAATAAAAGCACGTCATCCTCTTTTACCAGAAAATGAAGTCGTTCCAAATGATATTGAGCTGGGTACAGACTTTACGACAATTGTTATTACTGGTCCTAATACAGGTGGAAAGACGGTTGCATTAAAAACATTAGGTTTATGTACATTAATGGCTCAAGCAGGTTTGCAAATCCCTGCACAGGATGGTTCCGAAACTGCAGTGTTTGATGCTGTCTATGCAGACATTGGTGATGAGCAATCGATTGAGCAAAGCTTAAGTACGTTTTCTTCACATATGGTGAATATTGTTGATATCCTTGATAAAGTGAATGAAAAGAGCTTAGTTCTTTTCGATGAGCTTGGAGCAGGAACAGATCCACAAGAAGGTGCTGCACTTGCGATATCTATTCTTGATGAGGTGTATGGAAGAGGAGCAAGAGTTGTGGCAACAACACATTATCCAGAATTAAAAGCATATGGCTACAACCGCAGTGGAGTCATTAATGCAAGCGTTGAATTCGATATTACAACGTTAAGTCCAACTTATAAGCTTTTAATCGGTGTCCCTGGACGAAGCAATGCGTTTGAAATTTCCAAAAGGCTGGGCTTACAAGAACATGTTATAAACATGGCAAAGGCTCAAATGAGCGACGAGCGAAACGAAGTTGATACGATGATTGCCTCCTTGGAAACGAGCAAAAAATCGGCAGAGCAAGAAAGACTGGAAGCTGAAAAAATTCGAAAAGAAGCGGAACAGCTTCATAAAGAGCTTCAACAACAAATCATTGAGTTTAATCAGCAGCGTGATGCATTATATGAAAAAGCAGAACTAAAAGCAGAGCAAAAGGTTGAAGAAGCACGTCAAGAAGCAGAGAAAATCATTCATGAGTTAAGAAGGTTAAGAAAAGAACAGCATGCTACAATAAAAGAACATGAGTTAATTGACGCACGAAAACGCTTAGAAAATGCAGTGCCAACATTTGAGAAAAGCAAAAAGGTTGAAAAGAAAGAAACGGTTAAACAAACATTTTTACCCGGTGATGAAGTAAAAGTGATAAGCTTTGATCAGAAAGGTCATTTAATTGATAAAGTAAGTGACAATGAATGGCAAGTGCAAATGGGAATAATGAAAATGAAAGTAAAAGAAAAAGATCTGCTTTATATAAAGAGAGCTAAACAGGAAGTACAAGAAAAGCCGCTGGCAACTGTAAAAGGTAAGGATTATCACGTCTCACTTGAATTAGATTTACGTGGCGAGCGCTTTGAGAATGCATTGCTTAGAGTTGAAAAATATTTAGATGATGCAGTCTTAGCTGGCTATCCAAGAGTATCGATTATTCATGGGAAAGGTACAGGGGCACTCCGAACAGGTGTGAAGGAATTATTGAAAAATCACCGGAGTGTAAAAAATACTCGTTTAGGAGAAGCCGGTGAAGGTGGTACTGGTGTAACCATTGTTGAACTCAAATAG
- the zapA gene encoding cell division protein ZapA: MSNRSKSKTTVDIYGQRFSIIGTESTSHIRAVASIVDDKMREINSKNRSLDINKLAILTAVNVVHDYLKLKEEYEKLEKSLLEKD, translated from the coding sequence TTGTCAAATCGCTCAAAATCGAAAACGACAGTAGATATATATGGTCAACGATTTTCAATTATTGGTACAGAAAGCACAAGTCATATTCGTGCGGTTGCGTCGATTGTTGACGATAAAATGCGAGAGATTAATAGTAAAAATCGTTCACTTGATATAAATAAACTAGCTATTTTAACAGCTGTTAATGTTGTACATGATTATTTAAAACTAAAAGAAGAATATGAAAAACTTGAGAAATCACTATTAGAAAAGGATTGA
- the pheS gene encoding phenylalanine--tRNA ligase subunit alpha yields the protein MQEQLKQLQQEALEKVEQAQELKALNDIRVAYLGKKGPITEVLRGMGKLSAEERPVMGALANEVREAIATSISSKQERLEQLAVEQKLANETIDVTLPGRPVRVGNHHPLTAVVEEIEDLFLGMGYQIAEGPEVETDYFNFEALNLPKGHPARDMQDSFYITEELLLRTHTSPVQARTMQKHEGKGPVKIICPGKVYRRDNDDATHSHQFTQIEGLVVDENISMSDLKGTLEVFAKKMFGDEREIRLRPSFFPFTEPSVEVDVSCFSCGGNGCKVCKGTGWIEILGAGMVHPNVLEMAGFDSKKYSGFAFGMGPERIAMLKYGIDDIRHFYTDDVRFLKQFKRA from the coding sequence ATGCAAGAGCAATTAAAACAGCTTCAACAAGAAGCACTTGAAAAAGTTGAGCAAGCGCAAGAATTAAAAGCATTGAATGATATTCGAGTAGCTTATTTAGGGAAAAAAGGGCCAATTACCGAAGTTTTACGTGGAATGGGTAAACTTTCAGCTGAAGAACGTCCAGTCATGGGCGCACTTGCAAATGAAGTTCGTGAAGCAATTGCTACTTCGATTTCAAGCAAACAAGAACGTTTAGAACAATTGGCTGTTGAACAAAAACTTGCAAATGAAACAATCGATGTGACATTACCAGGTCGTCCTGTAAGAGTTGGTAATCATCACCCTTTAACAGCAGTAGTAGAGGAAATTGAAGACTTATTCCTTGGTATGGGTTATCAAATTGCTGAAGGTCCAGAAGTTGAAACAGATTATTTTAACTTTGAAGCATTGAACCTTCCAAAAGGTCATCCTGCCAGAGACATGCAAGATTCTTTCTATATTACAGAAGAGCTGCTTTTACGCACACATACATCACCGGTGCAAGCAAGAACTATGCAAAAGCATGAAGGCAAAGGTCCAGTGAAAATTATTTGTCCAGGTAAGGTATATCGTCGTGATAATGATGATGCAACACACTCACATCAATTTACCCAAATTGAAGGACTTGTTGTAGATGAAAATATTAGTATGAGTGATCTTAAAGGTACTCTTGAAGTATTTGCAAAGAAAATGTTCGGTGATGAGCGTGAAATTCGTTTACGCCCAAGTTTCTTCCCTTTCACAGAGCCATCTGTTGAAGTAGATGTATCTTGTTTCTCTTGTGGAGGAAATGGCTGTAAAGTTTGTAAAGGTACTGGCTGGATCGAGATTTTAGGTGCTGGAATGGTACATCCGAACGTACTTGAAATGGCTGGCTTTGATTCTAAAAAATACAGTGGCTTTGCGTTCGGTATGGGACCAGAGCGAATTGCCATGTTAAAGTACGGGATTGATGATATTCGTCATTTCTATACGGATGATGTTCGATTCTTAAAACAATTTAAACGAGCTTAA
- a CDS encoding CvpA family protein, with product MLDLVIIIILLFGILVGLKRGFILQFVHITGFIISYIVAYQYFDDLAPKLKLWIPYPITSESPEILTLLNGEDLEGAYYRAVAFVLLFIGTKIVMQIIGSMLDFVALLPILKQLNKWAGSILGFLEIYLILFIFLFIGALMPIDPLQQALDKSILADLIVNHTPYFSHKVNELWIQYMS from the coding sequence ATGCTAGATTTAGTCATCATTATTATTCTATTATTTGGGATACTAGTCGGTTTGAAACGCGGTTTTATCCTTCAATTTGTTCATATAACAGGTTTTATTATTTCATATATTGTAGCATATCAGTATTTTGATGATCTTGCACCGAAATTAAAATTATGGATTCCATATCCGATAACAAGTGAAAGTCCGGAAATACTGACATTACTAAACGGTGAAGATTTAGAAGGAGCATATTATCGCGCTGTCGCGTTCGTTCTATTATTTATAGGGACGAAGATTGTTATGCAAATCATTGGTTCAATGTTAGACTTTGTTGCCTTATTGCCGATCTTAAAGCAATTAAATAAATGGGCAGGTTCTATTTTAGGTTTTTTGGAAATTTATCTCATATTATTTATTTTCCTCTTCATTGGCGCACTTATGCCGATCGATCCACTCCAACAAGCATTAGACAAATCCATACTTGCCGATCTTATTGTAAATCATACACCGTATTTTTCTCACAAAGTGAATGAACTTTGGATTCAGTACATGTCATAA
- the rnhC gene encoding ribonuclease HIII, protein MANSVIKVDTTTINRMKSHYAANISDKIPQGAVFSAKSNGCTITAYKSGKVLFQGGTAEVEAAKWGLQVGNENQPVKTNLKKSSTGFVPPKNISSLSIIGSDEVGTGDFFGPITVVAAYVKKEQLLLLQELGVRDSKNLKDPQIMAIAKDLIHTIPYSLLVLHNEKYNELQQQGMSQGKMKALLHNQAINHLLNKISPEKPDGLLIDQFAEPAIYFKHLQGKKVVKENIYFSTKAEGVHLAVAAASIIARYAFVKEFERLSEKTGVILPKGAGAQVDIAAAKIIQKQGSQFLATITKKHFANTEKAMKLAKK, encoded by the coding sequence TTGGCAAATTCAGTCATTAAAGTAGATACAACTACAATTAACCGCATGAAATCTCATTACGCAGCAAATATAAGCGACAAAATTCCACAGGGTGCTGTGTTCTCAGCAAAATCGAATGGCTGTACAATTACTGCTTATAAATCTGGAAAGGTTTTATTTCAAGGCGGCACAGCGGAAGTGGAGGCTGCTAAATGGGGTTTACAAGTTGGAAATGAAAACCAGCCTGTAAAGACCAACCTAAAAAAATCGTCAACAGGTTTTGTACCTCCTAAAAACATTTCAAGTTTATCCATCATTGGATCTGATGAAGTTGGTACAGGTGATTTTTTTGGACCAATCACAGTTGTAGCAGCTTATGTAAAAAAAGAACAATTACTTCTTTTACAAGAACTAGGTGTTAGAGATTCGAAAAATTTAAAGGATCCTCAAATAATGGCAATTGCTAAAGACTTAATCCATACGATACCATACAGCTTATTAGTTCTTCATAACGAAAAATACAATGAGCTTCAGCAACAGGGTATGTCACAAGGGAAAATGAAGGCATTATTACATAATCAAGCAATCAATCATTTACTTAATAAAATATCCCCTGAAAAACCAGATGGATTATTAATTGATCAGTTTGCTGAACCAGCTATTTACTTTAAGCACCTCCAAGGAAAAAAGGTTGTAAAAGAAAATATATATTTTTCTACAAAAGCAGAAGGCGTCCATTTAGCAGTTGCTGCTGCTTCAATCATTGCTCGTTATGCTTTCGTGAAAGAATTTGAACGTCTATCCGAAAAAACCGGTGTTATATTACCAAAAGGGGCAGGCGCACAAGTCGATATCGCAGCTGCTAAGATCATTCAAAAACAAGGAAGTCAATTTTTAGCTACCATTACAAAAAAACATTTTGCAAATACGGAAAAGGCCATGAAATTAGCTAAAAAATAA
- the polX gene encoding DNA polymerase/3'-5' exonuclease PolX, with protein MDIHKKDVIRLLEKIAVLMELKGDNPFKISAFRKAANALETDDRSLSLIEDFTTITGIGKGTSAVIKEFVESGRSEVLEQLQQEVPAGLLPLLKLPGLGGKKIAKLYKELHIDSVETLKQACQENKIQGLAGFGKKSEEKILAAIEEMGNRPERLPLSFMLPIAEEIEMYLAKCTGIEKFSRAGSLRRMKETIKDLDFIISTNEPAAVRDQLLKIENLSDVIANGDTKVSVQLQYDYEVSIDFRLVKPEEYATTLHHFTGSKEHNVRMRQLAKERGEKISEYGVENNETNEIKTFETEAEFYEYFNLPHFPPEIREDGSEVDLYKKDMKLIRLDDIKGDLHMHSTWSDGAFTIREMVEACREKGYRYIAITDHSQYLKVANGLTPERLRAQRLEINALNEEYDDITILAGVEMDILPDASLDYDDELLAEMDLVIASIHSSFSGSREVIMKRLKTALENHHVDIIAHPTGRLIGKRKGYDVDVEMLIQLAKETDTALELNANPNRLDLSAEHIRKAQAAGVKLVINTDAHNKEMLEHMTIGVSTAKKGWVECDNVINTWDIDQLRTFLNRHHNE; from the coding sequence ATGGACATTCATAAAAAAGACGTAATTCGTCTATTGGAAAAAATAGCCGTATTAATGGAACTAAAGGGAGATAATCCGTTTAAAATATCAGCATTTCGAAAAGCAGCAAACGCACTTGAAACAGATGATCGCAGTCTATCATTAATAGAAGATTTCACAACGATCACAGGAATTGGGAAAGGTACTTCTGCTGTTATTAAGGAATTTGTTGAATCAGGGAGATCTGAAGTTTTAGAACAATTACAGCAAGAGGTTCCAGCTGGGTTATTGCCATTATTAAAGTTGCCAGGTTTAGGTGGTAAAAAAATTGCTAAGCTCTATAAAGAATTACATATTGATAGTGTTGAAACGTTAAAACAAGCTTGTCAGGAAAATAAAATTCAAGGTCTAGCAGGCTTTGGGAAAAAATCAGAAGAAAAAATCCTCGCAGCCATTGAGGAAATGGGAAACCGCCCTGAACGTCTGCCACTGTCGTTTATGCTTCCTATAGCAGAGGAAATTGAAATGTACTTAGCCAAATGTACCGGGATTGAAAAGTTTTCAAGAGCAGGCAGCCTTCGCCGAATGAAAGAAACAATAAAGGATTTGGACTTTATTATCTCAACTAATGAACCAGCAGCAGTTCGAGACCAACTATTGAAAATCGAGAATCTTTCAGATGTCATTGCAAATGGAGATACGAAGGTTTCAGTCCAGTTACAATATGATTATGAAGTGAGTATTGATTTCCGCTTAGTTAAACCAGAAGAGTATGCTACAACACTTCATCATTTTACAGGTTCTAAGGAACATAATGTTAGAATGCGTCAGTTAGCAAAAGAACGTGGTGAGAAAATAAGTGAATATGGTGTCGAAAATAATGAAACAAACGAGATAAAAACTTTTGAAACGGAAGCGGAGTTTTATGAATATTTTAATCTTCCGCATTTCCCTCCAGAAATAAGAGAAGATGGTTCAGAGGTAGATTTATATAAAAAGGATATGAAGCTCATTCGTCTCGATGATATCAAAGGTGATCTCCATATGCATTCAACTTGGAGTGATGGTGCCTTCACGATACGGGAAATGGTTGAAGCCTGCCGTGAAAAAGGCTATCGTTATATTGCTATTACCGATCATTCTCAATATTTAAAGGTAGCGAATGGATTAACACCAGAGCGCCTACGAGCACAGCGTCTTGAAATAAATGCATTAAATGAAGAGTATGATGATATTACAATTCTTGCAGGCGTAGAAATGGATATTTTACCAGATGCTTCGTTAGATTATGATGATGAGCTTTTGGCTGAGATGGATCTAGTCATTGCATCGATTCACTCCAGCTTTTCAGGTTCGCGAGAAGTTATTATGAAACGATTAAAGACTGCACTGGAAAATCACCATGTCGATATCATTGCCCATCCGACAGGTCGATTAATCGGAAAAAGAAAAGGCTATGATGTAGATGTTGAGATGCTTATCCAACTAGCAAAAGAAACAGATACTGCTTTAGAATTAAATGCAAATCCTAATCGACTAGATTTATCTGCTGAACATATTAGAAAGGCACAAGCTGCTGGAGTTAAGCTTGTCATCAATACAGACGCACATAATAAAGAGATGCTTGAACATATGACAATTGGCGTCTCTACAGCGAAAAAGGGCTGGGTTGAATGTGACAATGTGATCAATACATGGGATATTGATCAATTACGAACATTTTTAAATAGGCATCATAATGAATAA
- the pheT gene encoding phenylalanine--tRNA ligase subunit beta produces MFVSYKWLAEYVDLAGITPGELAEKITRSGIEVEGVDVLNEGMKGVVIGHVVEKEKHPDAEKLNKCQVDLGNGEIVQIICGAKNVDKGQKVAVATVGAVLPGNFKIKKAKLRGEVSNGMICSLQELGFEAKLVAKEYSEGIFVFPSDVEVGVDALQQLNLDDAVLELGLTPNRADAMSMLGVAHEVAAILNREVKYPEISYESIEEKAENAVAVKVEAPEDNPLYIAKVIKNVTIAPSPLWMQSRLMAAGIRPHNNVVDITNFVLLEYGQPLHAFDYDRFGSKEILVRRAKEGEKIVTLDDQERTLTADHLVITNGTEPVALAGVMGGANSEVQSDTKTILLESALFNGQRIRISSKDHGLRSEASARYEKGIDPNRVHAAAERAAQLISLYAGGEVMQGSVQVQTATFEPAIVTTTVEKVNRVLGMNISSEEMKSIFERLQFGVVLDNSTLTVTVPTRRGDITIEEDLVEEIARLYGYDNIPTTLPIGQAIPGKLTDYQEKRRKVRRYLEGTGLFQAITYSLTNEEKAPKYALEVSELTRLALPMSEERSVLRLSLLPHLLDALKYNLARQIDQVGLYEIGSVFLSQGKDQQPLEKERLSAAITGLWHSHSWQAEKKPVDFYVVKGIVDGLVDLLGLTRDVQYKQAKRDGMHPGRTAEIYIGEKLVGFIGQVHPTAQKDLDLTETYVFELSLVDLLSVDIEETRFEVIPRYPSITRDIALVVDKNIVAGDIEKVITNAGGKMLKEVSVFDLYEGDRLEEGKKSVAFSLRYFDPERTLTDEDVTKAHEKVLSAVEDKVGATLRG; encoded by the coding sequence ATGTTTGTTTCATATAAATGGTTAGCTGAGTACGTTGATTTAGCAGGAATAACTCCAGGTGAATTAGCTGAGAAAATTACACGAAGCGGTATCGAAGTAGAAGGTGTAGATGTTTTAAATGAAGGCATGAAAGGTGTCGTTATCGGTCATGTAGTTGAAAAAGAAAAGCATCCAGATGCGGAAAAGTTAAATAAATGTCAAGTTGATCTCGGAAACGGTGAAATTGTTCAAATTATTTGCGGTGCTAAAAATGTAGATAAAGGACAGAAAGTTGCGGTTGCAACTGTTGGAGCTGTTTTACCAGGGAATTTTAAAATTAAAAAGGCAAAGCTTCGCGGAGAAGTTTCAAATGGAATGATCTGTTCCTTACAGGAGTTAGGGTTTGAAGCAAAACTAGTGGCAAAAGAGTATTCTGAAGGTATTTTTGTCTTCCCTAGTGATGTAGAGGTTGGAGTGGATGCCCTTCAGCAATTAAATCTTGATGATGCTGTTCTTGAATTAGGCTTAACACCAAATCGTGCTGATGCAATGAGTATGTTAGGTGTTGCGCACGAAGTAGCAGCAATCTTAAATCGTGAAGTGAAATACCCGGAAATTTCGTATGAAAGTATCGAAGAAAAAGCTGAAAATGCTGTTGCCGTAAAAGTTGAAGCACCAGAAGATAATCCATTATATATCGCAAAGGTTATTAAAAATGTAACAATCGCACCATCACCTTTATGGATGCAATCAAGATTAATGGCAGCTGGTATCCGACCTCATAATAATGTTGTTGATATTACAAACTTTGTGTTATTAGAATACGGCCAACCACTACATGCATTTGATTATGACCGCTTTGGTTCAAAGGAAATTCTTGTTCGCCGAGCAAAAGAAGGCGAGAAGATTGTGACGCTAGATGACCAAGAACGTACATTAACTGCTGATCATTTAGTTATCACAAATGGTACAGAGCCAGTAGCATTAGCTGGTGTGATGGGTGGAGCAAATTCTGAAGTACAATCAGATACAAAAACAATCCTTCTAGAATCTGCATTATTTAACGGACAAAGAATACGTATTTCATCAAAGGATCATGGTTTACGAAGTGAAGCAAGTGCGAGATATGAAAAAGGTATCGATCCAAATCGTGTCCATGCAGCAGCTGAGCGTGCGGCACAATTAATTTCTCTATATGCAGGTGGAGAAGTAATGCAAGGTTCTGTTCAAGTACAAACTGCAACATTCGAACCTGCTATTGTTACAACAACAGTGGAAAAAGTAAACCGTGTACTTGGCATGAATATTTCTTCTGAAGAAATGAAATCAATTTTCGAACGTCTTCAATTTGGCGTGGTGCTAGATAACTCAACACTTACTGTTACAGTACCTACACGTCGTGGGGATATTACAATTGAAGAGGATCTAGTAGAGGAAATTGCAAGACTTTATGGATATGATAATATTCCGACAACCTTACCAATTGGGCAAGCAATTCCAGGTAAACTAACTGATTATCAGGAAAAGCGTCGTAAAGTTCGTCGTTATTTAGAAGGTACTGGTCTTTTCCAAGCAATTACGTATTCATTAACAAATGAAGAGAAGGCACCGAAATATGCACTAGAAGTTTCTGAACTTACGAGACTTGCTTTACCTATGAGTGAAGAACGCAGCGTGTTACGTTTAAGTCTTCTGCCACATTTATTAGATGCATTAAAATACAATCTAGCAAGACAAATTGATCAAGTTGGATTATATGAAATCGGCTCTGTCTTTTTATCACAAGGAAAAGACCAACAACCACTTGAAAAAGAACGACTATCGGCAGCAATTACTGGCTTATGGCATTCACATTCATGGCAAGCTGAAAAGAAACCTGTGGATTTCTATGTTGTAAAAGGTATTGTTGATGGGCTAGTTGATCTTCTTGGATTAACAAGGGATGTTCAATATAAACAAGCAAAACGCGATGGAATGCATCCTGGTCGGACAGCGGAAATATATATAGGGGAAAAACTAGTCGGGTTCATTGGACAGGTGCACCCAACAGCTCAAAAAGACTTAGATTTAACTGAAACATATGTGTTTGAATTATCGTTAGTTGATCTGTTATCAGTGGACATAGAAGAAACACGTTTTGAGGTAATTCCTCGTTATCCTTCTATTACGAGAGATATCGCCCTTGTTGTTGATAAAAACATTGTCGCAGGTGATATTGAAAAAGTAATCACTAATGCAGGCGGTAAAATGCTAAAAGAAGTATCTGTTTTTGATCTATATGAAGGTGACAGACTTGAAGAAGGTAAAAAATCTGTTGCATTCTCGCTTCGTTATTTTGATCCTGAACGCACTTTAACAGACGAAGATGTGACAAAAGCACATGAAAAGGTGCTATCGGCTGTAGAAGATAAGGTTGGGGCAACATTACGCGGATAA